Genomic DNA from Proteobacteria bacterium CG1_02_64_396:
TTCTCATGCGCCGTGTTGCCCCCGTGCTCGCCGCTTCCGCACTCCTCCTGGCCTCTTGTGGCGGCCAGGAATCCTATACCCCGGCAGCCGGGGCAGCCCCCGCACAGATCTTTGAGCAGGCCTGCGCCGCCTGCCACGGCGATAAGGGTCAGGGCAAATTCGGTCTGCTGCTTAAGAT
This window encodes:
- a CDS encoding cytochrome C, whose product is MRRVAPVLAASALLLASCGGQESYTPAAGAAPAQIFEQACAACHGDKGQGKFGLLLKIAGHQEQAEVVEKIGKGGVIMPAFPNIASDDRKAVAAWLAQQ